Proteins from one Juglans microcarpa x Juglans regia isolate MS1-56 chromosome 1S, Jm3101_v1.0, whole genome shotgun sequence genomic window:
- the LOC121246773 gene encoding BSD domain-containing protein 1-like yields the protein MDFFTSVFTDGPPSSDSPQLQSIPLLDDHPVPDDPNPVPSTAWSFGGFIKTFARDLEELGSGLKKETAVIREVASRAVKDLPASLDAGASVAQDSLESVGQAIDDIGSSVWKSTAVIISHGRDTLLALHPDPDSSDTISINDRRTIARRSTSSNSQRSDMKPYSRFDAQVRSIQGDMNTYLEEPEDVDRYNQWKLGFLLEEKVEEIEKLIGQNGVIGEIYGKVVPSRIDRETFWSRYFYRVHKLKQVEDARAKLVKRAISGEEEEDLSWDSDDEGEENNGSDSKVDSSDPDNVESVEVGLERQNEETGGGVVLEDRSDEKVVLEERRNSVESGRDSDISVVSSQPSPEEEDLGWDKIEDIRNSDENKVEDAVGSASRLDLHKRLGAAEEEEDLSWDIEDEDDDQPVKS from the coding sequence ATGGATTTCTTCACCTCCGTCTTCACCGACGGCCCACCCTCCTCCGATTCACCCCAGCTCCAATCAATACCCCTTCTTGATGATCATCCTGTTCCCGACGACCCCAACCCCGTTCCGAGCACCGCTTGGAGTTTCGGCGGGTTTATCAAGACTTTCGCGCGCGACCTCGAGGAGCTCGGATCCGGTTTGAAGAAAGAGACGGCTGTCATTCGGGAAGTCGCCTCCCGCGCTGTCAAGGACCTCCCGGCTTCCCTTGATGCCGGCGCCTCCGTCGCTCAGGATTCGCTCGAGTCGGTCGGCCAAGCCATCGACGACATCGGGAGTTCCGTCTGGAAATCCACGGCCGTGATCATCTCTCACGGTAGGGACACGCTTCTAGCCCTTCATCCTGACCCCGATTCCTCTGATACTATATCTATTAATGATCGAAGAACCATCGCTAGACGATCGACTAGTAGTAATAGTCAGCGTTCGGATATGAAGCCTTACAGTCGGTTCGATGCGCAAGTGCGCTCAATTCAGGGTGATATGAATACGTATTTGGAGGAACCGGAGGACGTGGATAGGTACAACCAGTGGAAACTAGGGTTTTTATTGGAGGAGAAGGTGGAAGAGATTGAGAAATTGATCGGGCAGAATGGTGTAATTGGAGAGATTTATGGGAAGGTTGTTCCGAGTAGGATTGATAGGGAGACCTTTTGGAGTAGGTATTTTTATAGGGTGCATAAGCTAAAGCAAGTTGAGGATGCAAGAGCTAAGCTCGTCAAAAGAGCGATTTCCGGGGAAGAAGAGGAGGATTTGAGTTGGGATTCTGATGACGAAGGTGAAGAGAATAATGGGTCTGATTCGAAGGTCGATTCAAGTGACCCTGACAACGTTGAAAGTGTTGAAGTTGGATTGGAACGACAAAATGAAGAGACGGGTGGTGGCGTTGTCTTGGAAGATAGATCCGATGAGAAAGTGGTGTTGGAGGAAAGGAGGAATAGTGTGGAATCTGGGAGAGATAGTGATATTTCCGTTGTTTCCAGCCAACCGTCGCCGGAGGAAGAGGACCTTGGGTGGGATAAGATTGAAGACATTAGAAACAGTGATGAGAACAAAGTGGAGGATGCTGTTGGGAGCGCAAGTAGGCTTGATTTGCATAAGCGGCTGGGTgctgctgaggaggaggaggatttgAGTTGGGatattgaagatgaagatgatgatcaaCCTGTTAAATCGTGA
- the LOC121246774 gene encoding BI1-like protein — MYGYAGVSTKGGGLEVDLESGETLYPGLSHGDNQLRWGFIRKVYGILAAQFLLTTIVSSVTVLSPYVNDLLRGNSGLLLFLMFLPFILLWPLYKYQQKHPLNFIFLGLFTLSLSLTVGVSCANTDGRLVLEALILTSAVVSSLTGYTFWASKKGKDFSYLGPILFTSLFVLILTGFIQMFFPLGSTSVAIYGAIGAIIFSGYIVYDTDNLIKRYTYDEYIWASVNLYLDILNLFLSILRMLRQGDN; from the exons atgtaCGGATACGCGGGTGTGAGCACGAAGGGTGGTGGTCTTGAGGTAGATCTAGAGTCCGGGGAGACCCTGTACCCGGGTCTAAGCCACGGTGACAACCAGCTCCGATGGGGCTTTATCCGCAAGGTCTACGGGATTCTCGCCGCCCAGTTCCTCCTCACCACCATTGTCTCTTCCGTCACCGTTCTTTCCCCTTACGTCAACGATCTGCTCAGGGGCAATTCCGGGCTGTTGCTCTTCCTCATGTTCCTCCCCTTCATCT TGCTGTGGCCGCTGTATAAGTATCAACAAAAGCATCCCTTGAACTTTATCTTCCTTGGATTGTTCACCTTGTCGTTGAGCCTCACAGTTGGAGTAAGCTGTGCTAACACTGATG GAAGACTTGTGCTTGAAGCATTAATTTTAACCTCAGCTGTGGTTTCCTCCTTAACTGGTTACACCTTCTGGGCATCTAAGAAGGGCAAAGACTTCAGCTATCTTGGACCAATCTTATTCACCAGCCTCTTTGTCCTTATCCTTACTGGGTTTATCCAG ATGTTCTTCCCTCTTGGCTCAACATCTGTTGCTATTTATGGTGCAATTGGTGCTATAATTTTTTCGGGCTACATTGTTTATGACACCGACAACCTAATCAAGCGCTACACTTATGATGAGTACATCTGGGCCTCTGTTAATCTTTATCTTGACATTCTAAACCTGTTCCTTTCCATTTTGCGGATGCTGAGACAGGGCGACAATTAG
- the LOC121247381 gene encoding uncharacterized protein LOC121247381, with amino-acid sequence MEKAYDHVNWSFLLYLLGRCGFGGKWHKWVEFCISSARFSILVNGSPVGFFNSSCGLRQGDPLSPLLFLFVMEALSKMIQGLVDGGLLHGFSVGNDNLNISHLLFADDTLIFCGAHLGQVQALRALLLCVAVVSGFEHQPCKVRNSASGACPDVEILATTLGCKISSLPMKYLGLPLGASFKSERIWNDEVERVECRLVAWKRLYLLKGGDGSRVPFWVDIWCGNFCLRDTFPIIFALARVKEASIVELLVFSNGTPQWNIDFITAAHDWELESITEFFATLYSASILGGTGDKMLWNHSKKCIFFVSSFDQMLTNSGLSMFLWKSIWKTKAPSKATFFVWTTSLDKILTTDNLRKRRVIVLDCCMCKKHGESVDRLLLHCEVAKVIWDDFFSRVGLSWVMLVDWWISLQAGEDYTAILR; translated from the exons atggagaaagcatatgatcatgtcaattggAGTTTCCTTCTTTACTTACttggaagatgtggttttggggggAAATGGCATAAATGGGTAGAATTTTGCATCTCTTCAGCTCGTTTCTCTATCTTGGTAAATGGATCACCAGTGggtttcttcaactcctcttgTGGCCTGAGACAGGGAGATCCGCTTTCTCCTCTACTATTCTTATTTGTCATGGAAGCTCTTAGCAAGATGATTCAGGGCCTGGTGGATGGTGGGTTACTCCATGGTTTTTCGGTGGGGAATGACAATCTCAACATTTCTCACTTgttgtttgctgatgacacGCTTATCTTTTGTGGTGCACACCTTGGACAAGTCCAAGCCTTGAGGGCGCTACTCCTTTGTGTTGCTGTTGTGTCAGGTTTTGAGCATCAACCTTGCAAAGTCAGAAATAGTGCCAGTGGGGCCTGTCCCGATGTGGAGATTTTAGCTACTACCTTGGGATGCAAGATATCTTCGCTTcctatgaagtatcttggcttaccGTTAGGTGCTTCATTTAAATCTGAAAGGATTTGGAATGATGAAGTCGAAAGGGTGGAGTGCAGATTGGTAGCTTGGAAGAGGCTTTACTTGTTGAAAGGCG GTGATGGTTCGCGTGTCCCTTTTTGGGttgatatatggtgtggtaACTTTTGTCTACGAGATACCTTTCCTATCATCTTTGCGCTTGCTAGAGTAAAGGAGGCATCGATTGTCGAACTTCTGGTCTTTTCAAATGGCAcccctcaatggaatattgACTTCATTACGGCAGCTCATGATTGGGAGTTAGAGTCTATTACGGAGTTCTTTGCGACATTATATTCCGCAAGTATTCTAGGGGGCACTGGAGACAAGATGCTTTGGAATCATTCTAAGAAATGTATTTTCTTTGTCAGTTCTTTTGATCAAATGCTCACAAACTCCGGATTGTCTATGTTCCTGTGGAAGAGCATATGGAAGacgaaagctccttcaaaagcaaCTTTCTTTGTCTGGACTACATctttggacaagattctcactacagataatttgaggaaacgacGGGTTATTGTCCTAGattgttgtatgtgtaagaagcatggggagTCAGTTGATCGTTTGCTTTTACATTGCGAGGTGGCCAAGGTTATatgggatgattttttctcaagagTCGGATTGTCTTGGGTTATGCTTGTTGATTGGTGGATTTCCTTGCAAGCTGGAGAGGACTATACGGCGATTCTTAGGTAG